One Hevea brasiliensis isolate MT/VB/25A 57/8 chromosome 5, ASM3005281v1, whole genome shotgun sequence genomic region harbors:
- the LOC110646203 gene encoding uncharacterized protein LOC110646203 — MDTTAAADATNTTTATVQRVTKKSSDELLRKFAELGEDEAAAEAKMRKRSKTRNKEYSTSCESPSHYSTTTLVERRSLLPQLSRKSVLLRQLGIGRSQLRARDIKNKSILISIEKTWRKTLEGASKVFLEKHYNRHRRLISEVV, encoded by the exons ATGgatactactgctgctgctgatgCAACTAACACTACAACCGCCACAGTTCAACGTGTGACCAAGAAATCTTCGGATGAGCTTCTGAGGAAATTTGCAGAATTAGGGGAAGATGAGGCTGCTGCGGAGGCAAAGATGCGAAAAAGAAGCAAGACTAGGAATAAGGAATATTCAACATCATGTGAGAGTCCTTCTCATTACAGTACTACCACCTTAGTGGAGAGAAGATCTCTTCTTCCTCAGCTCTCTAGGAAGTCTGTTTTGCTTAGGCAACTTGGGATTGGGAGATCTCAGCTTAGAGCTAGGGATATCAAGAACAAGTCAATCTTGATCTCCATTGAAAAG ACATGGCGAAAGACATTAGAGGGAGCTTCGAAAGTATTTTTGGAGAAGCATTACAACCGACATAGGCgcttgattagtgaggttgtctAG